The following proteins are co-located in the Pseudomonas synxantha genome:
- the ispD gene encoding 2-C-methyl-D-erythritol 4-phosphate cytidylyltransferase, with protein MNRDIPAFWAVIPAAGVGARMAADRPKQYLQLGGRTILEHSLGCFLDHPSLKGLVVSLAVDDPYWPTLACATDPRIQRADGGSERSGSVLNALLHLNALGASDDDWVLVHDAARPNLSRDDLDKLLAELADDPVGGLLAVPARDTLKRVDKHGRVVETIDRSLIWQAYTPQMFRLGALHRALADSLVADAVITDEASAMEWSGQAPRLVEGRADNIKVTRPEDLEWLRQRRAYQAS; from the coding sequence ATGAACCGTGATATACCGGCCTTCTGGGCCGTGATTCCTGCCGCGGGCGTTGGTGCCCGTATGGCTGCGGACCGTCCCAAGCAATACCTGCAATTGGGCGGGCGCACTATTCTCGAACACAGCCTTGGCTGTTTCCTCGACCATCCATCGCTCAAGGGCCTGGTAGTCAGCCTTGCTGTGGATGACCCTTATTGGCCGACCCTGGCGTGTGCCACGGACCCGCGTATCCAGCGTGCGGACGGTGGCTCGGAGCGCTCGGGCTCGGTGCTTAATGCGCTGCTGCACCTCAATGCCCTGGGCGCCAGCGATGACGACTGGGTACTGGTGCACGACGCTGCGCGTCCCAACCTGAGCCGTGATGACCTTGACAAGCTCTTGGCTGAACTGGCGGACGACCCGGTGGGCGGTCTGCTGGCGGTGCCGGCTCGCGACACGCTCAAGCGCGTCGACAAGCATGGCCGCGTGGTGGAAACCATCGACCGCAGCCTGATCTGGCAGGCTTATACGCCGCAGATGTTCCGCCTGGGGGCCTTGCACCGCGCCTTGGCCGACAGCCTGGTAGCAGACGCCGTGATCACCGACGAAGCATCGGCCATGGAATGGTCCGGCCAGGCGCCGCGGCTGGTCGAAGGACGTGCGGACAACATCAAGGTCACCCGCCCCGAAGACCTTGAATGGCTGCGTCAGCGCCGGGCTTATCAGGCCTCCTGA
- the ftsB gene encoding cell division protein FtsB: MRSPNWLFLVLLLLLAGLQYRLWVGNGSFAQVEELTQQIADQRAENERLLERNRVLDAEVLELKKGTETVEERARHELGMVKEGETLYQLAQ, translated from the coding sequence ATGCGCAGTCCCAATTGGTTGTTCCTCGTCTTGCTCTTGTTGCTGGCTGGCCTGCAGTACCGCCTATGGGTCGGTAATGGCAGCTTTGCGCAGGTGGAAGAGCTGACCCAGCAAATTGCCGACCAGCGTGCCGAAAACGAACGCCTGCTGGAGCGCAACCGCGTCCTCGACGCCGAAGTGCTTGAGCTGAAGAAAGGTACCGAGACCGTTGAAGAGCGGGCTCGCCATGAGTTGGGCATGGTCAAGGAGGGCGAGACCCTCTACCAGTTGGCCCAATGA
- the eno gene encoding phosphopyruvate hydratase, which translates to MAKIVDIKGREVLDSRGNPTVEADVLLDNGIIGSACAPSGASTGSREALELRDGDKSRYLGKGVLKAVANINGPIRDLLLGKDPLDQKALDHAMIKLDGTENKGSLGANAILAVSLAAAKAAAQDQDLPLYAHIANLNGTPGVYSMPVPMMNIINGGEHADNNVDIQEFMVQPVGAKSFSEGLRMGTEIFHHLKAVLKARGLSTAVGDEGGFAPNLASNEDALKVISEAVANAGYKLGTDVTLALDCAASEFFEDGKYNLSGEGQVFNSEGFAEYLKGLTQRYPIISIEDGLDESDWDGWKILTDKIGEKIQLVGDDLFVTNTKILKEGIDKKIANSILIKFNQIGTLTETLEAIQMAKAAGYTAVISHRSGETEDSTIADLAVGTSAGQIKTGSLCRSDRVSKYNQLLRIEEQLAGKAKYNGRGEFRG; encoded by the coding sequence ATGGCAAAAATCGTCGACATCAAAGGTCGTGAAGTTCTCGACTCCCGTGGCAACCCCACCGTCGAAGCCGACGTGCTTCTCGATAACGGCATCATCGGCAGCGCCTGCGCACCGTCCGGTGCCTCCACCGGTTCGCGCGAAGCGCTGGAACTGCGTGATGGCGACAAGAGCCGTTACCTGGGCAAGGGTGTACTCAAGGCTGTAGCCAACATCAACGGTCCGATTCGTGACCTGTTGCTGGGCAAGGACCCGCTGGACCAGAAAGCCCTGGACCACGCGATGATCAAGCTCGATGGCACCGAAAACAAAGGCAGCCTGGGCGCCAATGCCATCCTCGCCGTGTCCCTGGCCGCTGCCAAGGCCGCAGCCCAGGACCAGGACCTGCCGTTGTACGCGCACATCGCCAACCTGAACGGTACCCCAGGCGTCTACTCGATGCCGGTGCCGATGATGAACATCATCAACGGTGGCGAGCACGCTGATAACAACGTCGACATCCAGGAGTTCATGGTGCAGCCGGTGGGCGCCAAGTCCTTCTCCGAAGGCCTGCGCATGGGCACCGAGATTTTCCATCACCTCAAGGCTGTACTGAAGGCCCGTGGCCTGAGCACCGCCGTGGGCGACGAAGGCGGTTTTGCACCGAACCTGGCCTCCAACGAAGACGCACTGAAAGTCATTTCCGAAGCGGTGGCCAACGCTGGCTACAAGCTGGGCACCGACGTGACCCTGGCCCTGGACTGCGCTGCCAGCGAGTTCTTTGAGGATGGCAAATACAACCTGTCCGGCGAAGGCCAGGTGTTCAACTCCGAAGGTTTCGCTGAATACCTCAAGGGCCTGACCCAGCGCTACCCGATCATCTCGATCGAGGACGGCCTGGACGAGTCCGATTGGGACGGCTGGAAAATCCTCACCGACAAGATCGGCGAGAAAATCCAACTGGTGGGCGACGACCTGTTCGTGACCAACACCAAGATCCTGAAAGAGGGCATCGACAAGAAGATCGCCAACTCGATCCTGATCAAGTTCAACCAGATCGGCACCTTGACCGAAACCCTGGAAGCCATCCAGATGGCCAAGGCCGCCGGTTACACCGCGGTGATCTCCCACCGCTCCGGCGAAACTGAAGACTCCACCATTGCCGACCTGGCCGTGGGCACTTCGGCAGGCCAGATCAAGACCGGCTCCCTGTGCCGTTCCGATCGCGTTTCCAAGTACAACCAATTGCTGCGCATCGAAGAGCAATTGGCAGGTAAAGCCAAGTACAACGGTCGCGGCGAGTTTCGCGGCTAA
- the kdsA gene encoding 3-deoxy-8-phosphooctulonate synthase: MAQKIIRVGDIEIANDKPMVLFGGMNVLESRDMAMQVCEEYVRVTQKLGIPYVFKASFDKANRSSVTSYRGPGLEEGMRIFQDIKQAFGVPIITDVHEPEQAAVVAEVCDIIQLPAFLSRQTDLVVAMAKTGAVINIKKAQFLAPQEMKHILSKCVEAGNDQLILCERGSSFGYNNLVVDMLGFGIMKQFEYPVFFDVTHALQMPGGRSDSAGGRRAQVTDLAKAGMSQSLAGLFLEAHPDPDNAKCDGPCALRLDKLEPFLAQLKQLDELVKSFPTVETA; this comes from the coding sequence ATGGCCCAGAAGATCATTCGCGTAGGCGACATCGAGATTGCCAACGACAAGCCCATGGTGCTGTTCGGCGGCATGAACGTGCTGGAAAGCCGCGACATGGCGATGCAGGTCTGTGAAGAGTACGTGCGGGTTACCCAGAAACTGGGTATCCCTTATGTGTTCAAGGCCAGCTTCGACAAGGCCAACCGTTCGTCCGTGACCTCCTATCGCGGCCCCGGCCTTGAAGAAGGCATGCGGATCTTCCAGGACATCAAGCAAGCCTTCGGCGTGCCGATCATCACCGACGTCCACGAGCCTGAACAGGCTGCGGTGGTCGCCGAGGTGTGCGACATCATCCAGTTGCCGGCCTTCCTGTCGCGCCAGACCGACCTTGTGGTCGCTATGGCCAAGACCGGCGCTGTGATCAATATCAAAAAAGCCCAGTTCCTCGCGCCCCAGGAAATGAAACATATCCTGAGCAAGTGCGTGGAAGCGGGTAACGACCAGTTGATCCTGTGCGAGCGTGGTTCGAGCTTCGGCTACAACAACCTCGTGGTGGACATGCTCGGTTTCGGCATCATGAAGCAGTTCGAATACCCGGTATTCTTCGACGTGACCCACGCGCTGCAAATGCCCGGTGGTCGCTCGGACTCAGCTGGCGGGCGGCGTGCCCAGGTCACCGACCTGGCCAAGGCGGGCATGAGCCAGTCCCTGGCCGGCCTGTTCCTTGAAGCCCACCCGGACCCGGACAACGCCAAATGCGACGGCCCATGCGCCCTGCGCCTGGACAAGCTGGAGCCATTCCTGGCCCAGCTCAAGCAGTTGGACGAGCTGGTCAAGAGTTTTCCGACGGTAGAGACCGCGTAA
- a CDS encoding CTP synthase yields MTRYIFVTGGVVSSLGKGIASASLAAILEARGLKVTMLKLDPYINVDPGTMSPFQHGEVFVTHDGAETDLDLGHYERFIRTTMTQNNNFTTGRVYEHVLRKERRGDYLGATIQVIPHITDEIKRRIIKGAGDADVAMVEIGGTVGDIESQPFLEAIRQLRFEVGAKRAMLMHLTLVPYIATAGETKTKPTQHSVKELRSIGLQPDVLVCRSDHPIDISSRRKIAQFTNVEERAVIALEDADTIYKIPGILHSQGLDDFVVERFGLQCNGADLSEWEAVVDAKLNPEHEVTIAMVGKYMELLDAYKSLIEAMSHAGISNRTKVNLRYIDSEDIENQGTALLEGVDAILVPGGFGLRGVEGKITAVQYARENKVPYLGICLGMQVAVIEFARNVLGWKDANSTEFDHSSGHPVVGLITEWEDATGAVETRTESSDLGGTMRLGAQDCLLEAGSLVHDCYGKDVIVERHRHRYEVNNNLLPQIKEAGLKISGRSGDGKLVEVVEAPDHPWFVACQFHPEFTSTPRDGHPLFSGFVKAALTQHQKKA; encoded by the coding sequence ATGACGCGCTACATATTCGTCACGGGCGGTGTTGTTTCTTCATTGGGGAAAGGCATTGCCTCCGCTTCATTGGCGGCCATCCTGGAGGCGCGGGGACTTAAGGTCACCATGCTCAAGCTGGACCCGTACATCAACGTTGACCCGGGCACCATGAGCCCGTTCCAGCACGGTGAGGTGTTCGTCACCCACGACGGCGCCGAGACCGACCTGGACCTGGGCCACTATGAGCGGTTCATCCGCACGACCATGACCCAGAACAACAACTTCACCACCGGCCGTGTCTACGAGCACGTGCTGCGCAAGGAGCGCCGTGGTGACTACCTGGGTGCAACCATCCAGGTGATCCCGCACATCACCGACGAAATCAAGCGCCGCATCATCAAGGGTGCAGGCGATGCCGACGTGGCGATGGTCGAGATCGGTGGCACCGTGGGTGACATCGAATCCCAACCGTTCCTTGAAGCCATCCGCCAGTTGCGCTTCGAAGTCGGCGCCAAGCGCGCGATGCTGATGCACCTGACACTGGTGCCCTACATCGCCACCGCCGGCGAAACCAAGACCAAGCCCACCCAGCACTCGGTCAAGGAACTGCGTTCCATCGGCCTGCAGCCTGACGTGCTGGTGTGCCGCTCCGATCACCCGATCGACATTTCCTCGCGCCGCAAGATCGCGCAATTCACCAACGTTGAAGAACGTGCGGTGATCGCCCTCGAAGACGCCGACACCATCTACAAGATCCCGGGCATCCTGCATTCCCAGGGCCTGGATGATTTCGTGGTCGAGCGTTTCGGCCTGCAGTGCAATGGCGCGGACCTGTCCGAGTGGGAAGCCGTGGTCGACGCCAAGCTCAACCCTGAGCATGAAGTCACCATCGCCATGGTCGGCAAGTACATGGAGCTGCTGGATGCGTACAAGTCGCTGATCGAAGCGATGAGCCACGCCGGTATCAGCAACCGTACCAAGGTCAACCTGCGCTACATCGATTCCGAAGACATCGAGAATCAGGGCACCGCGCTGCTTGAAGGCGTTGATGCGATCCTGGTTCCCGGCGGTTTCGGCCTGCGTGGCGTGGAAGGCAAGATCACCGCGGTGCAATACGCCCGTGAAAACAAGGTGCCGTACCTGGGCATCTGCCTGGGCATGCAAGTGGCCGTCATCGAGTTCGCCCGTAACGTGCTGGGCTGGAAAGACGCCAACTCCACCGAGTTCGATCACAGCAGCGGCCACCCGGTCGTGGGCCTGATCACCGAGTGGGAAGACGCCACCGGCGCGGTTGAAACCCGCACCGAAAGCTCCGACCTGGGCGGCACCATGCGCCTTGGCGCACAGGATTGCCTGCTGGAAGCAGGTTCCCTGGTGCACGACTGCTACGGCAAGGACGTGATCGTCGAGCGTCACCGTCACCGCTATGAAGTGAACAACAACCTGCTGCCGCAGATCAAAGAAGCTGGCCTGAAAATTTCCGGTCGTTCCGGTGATGGCAAGCTGGTTGAAGTGGTCGAGGCGCCGGATCATCCGTGGTTCGTGGCCTGCCAGTTCCACCCTGAGTTCACCTCGACGCCGCGCGACGGTCACCCGTTGTTCAGCGGTTTCGTCAAAGCAGCACTGACGCAACATCAGAAGAAGGCGTAA
- the tilS gene encoding tRNA lysidine(34) synthetase TilS, translating into MKPALPARLLRTLAPWRNAPAWHIAFSGGLDSTVLLHLLASLANTESLPPLSAVHVHHGLQAAADAWPSHCQALCDSLGIPLQVLRVQVQPGASLERAARNARYQAFTKVIGAGEVLLTAQHRDDQAETLLLRLLRGAGVRGLAAMPECRPLATGHLVRPLLAVSREALEGYAHEHQLKWIEDPSNADPRFSRNYLRHQVFPALTQRWPQAVSSLARTAEHLSEAQGLLDELAHMDLTVADQPSAFPWLPLPSLALAPLRNLSDARQRNALRHWLNPLTRLPDSDHWASWYALRDAKVDAQPLWRLADGQLHRCGERIWWLPSIWSEFSDVSVSWPDPRNPLELPGNGQLMFAGKAPEGPLSIRYRQGGEIVEVPGRGRRDLKRLLNESGLPGFVRGRLPLVYRGEQLLAVPTLAGLWASPLDDWQLHWLPQTCDQGLS; encoded by the coding sequence ATGAAACCGGCTCTACCCGCCAGGCTCCTGAGAACCCTGGCCCCCTGGCGCAATGCCCCCGCCTGGCACATCGCATTCTCCGGTGGCCTTGATTCCACCGTCCTGCTGCACCTTCTGGCCTCCCTGGCAAACACCGAAAGCCTGCCGCCCCTCAGCGCTGTGCATGTCCATCATGGCCTGCAAGCGGCCGCTGACGCCTGGCCCAGTCATTGCCAAGCGTTATGTGACAGCCTGGGCATACCTTTGCAGGTATTACGTGTACAGGTGCAACCTGGTGCCAGCCTGGAGCGGGCCGCGCGTAACGCACGTTACCAGGCGTTTACCAAGGTGATCGGGGCAGGGGAGGTGCTGCTCACCGCCCAGCATCGCGACGATCAGGCCGAAACGCTGCTGTTGCGCCTGTTGCGCGGCGCCGGAGTGCGTGGGTTGGCGGCAATGCCCGAGTGTCGCCCGTTGGCGACGGGGCATTTGGTGCGGCCACTGCTGGCAGTCTCCCGGGAGGCGCTGGAAGGCTACGCCCACGAACACCAATTGAAGTGGATTGAAGACCCTTCGAACGCCGATCCACGGTTCTCGCGCAATTACCTGCGCCATCAGGTCTTTCCAGCGCTGACGCAACGCTGGCCACAGGCAGTCTCGAGCCTGGCCCGCACTGCCGAGCACCTGAGTGAAGCCCAGGGCCTGCTCGATGAGCTGGCGCACATGGATCTGACCGTCGCCGATCAGCCTTCAGCGTTTCCCTGGTTGCCTTTGCCCTCCCTGGCCCTTGCTCCGTTGCGCAATCTTTCCGATGCGCGCCAGCGCAATGCCTTGCGTCATTGGTTGAATCCGCTGACTCGACTGCCCGACAGTGATCACTGGGCCAGCTGGTACGCCCTGCGCGATGCCAAGGTGGACGCACAGCCGTTATGGCGCCTGGCGGACGGTCAGCTTCATCGTTGCGGCGAACGCATTTGGTGGCTGCCTTCCATTTGGTCGGAATTTTCCGACGTGTCGGTGAGCTGGCCCGATCCGCGAAATCCACTAGAGTTACCCGGGAACGGCCAATTGATGTTTGCCGGCAAGGCTCCCGAGGGACCCTTGTCGATTCGTTATCGCCAGGGTGGCGAAATCGTCGAAGTGCCAGGTCGAGGCCGGCGTGATCTTAAGCGCCTGCTGAATGAAAGTGGTCTGCCGGGCTTTGTGCGTGGCAGATTGCCGCTGGTCTATCGGGGCGAGCAATTGCTGGCTGTGCCGACGCTTGCTGGGCTTTGGGCCAGCCCGCTGGATGACTGGCAATTACATTGGTTGCCACAGACCTGCGATCAAGGTTTGAGCTGA
- a CDS encoding acetyl-CoA carboxylase carboxyltransferase subunit alpha has translation MNPNFLDFEQPIADLQAKIEELRLVGNDNSLNIGDEIARLQDKSSTLTEDIFGKLTSWQIARLARHPRRPYTLDYIEHIFTEFDELHGDRHFSDDAAIVGGIARLDDQPVMVIGHQKGREVREKVRRNFGMPRPEGYRKACRLMEMAERFKMPILTFIDTPGAYPGIDAEERNQSEAIAWNLRVMARLKTPIIATVIGEGGSGGALAIGVCDQLNMLQYSTYAVISPEGCASILWKTAEKAPDAAEAMGITADRLKGLGIVDKVIAEPLGGAHRDPAAAAATIRAELGSQLAMLKKLDNEALLARRYERLMSYGL, from the coding sequence ATGAACCCGAATTTTCTTGATTTCGAACAGCCGATCGCTGACCTGCAAGCCAAGATCGAAGAGCTGCGCCTGGTCGGCAATGACAATTCGCTGAATATCGGCGATGAGATCGCTCGCCTGCAAGACAAGAGCAGCACGCTCACCGAAGATATTTTCGGCAAGCTGACCAGCTGGCAGATCGCGCGCCTGGCTCGCCACCCGCGCCGTCCGTACACCCTGGACTACATCGAGCACATCTTCACCGAGTTCGACGAGCTGCACGGCGATCGCCATTTTTCCGATGACGCAGCCATCGTGGGCGGTATTGCTCGCCTGGACGACCAGCCGGTGATGGTGATCGGTCACCAGAAAGGCCGTGAAGTGCGCGAGAAGGTGCGCCGTAACTTCGGCATGCCGCGTCCGGAAGGCTACCGCAAGGCGTGCCGCCTGATGGAAATGGCCGAGCGCTTCAAGATGCCGATCCTGACCTTCATCGACACCCCGGGCGCCTACCCAGGCATCGACGCCGAGGAGCGTAACCAGAGCGAGGCGATTGCCTGGAACCTGCGTGTCATGGCGCGCCTGAAAACCCCGATCATCGCCACCGTCATCGGTGAGGGTGGGTCCGGCGGTGCACTGGCCATCGGCGTCTGCGACCAGCTGAACATGCTGCAATACTCGACCTACGCGGTGATCTCACCGGAAGGTTGCGCCTCGATCCTGTGGAAAACCGCAGAGAAGGCACCGGATGCGGCTGAAGCCATGGGCATCACCGCCGATCGCCTCAAGGGCCTGGGGATTGTGGATAAAGTCATTGCCGAGCCACTGGGCGGCGCTCACCGCGACCCGGCTGCGGCCGCCGCGACCATCCGTGCTGAATTGGGCTCGCAATTGGCGATGCTCAAGAAGCTGGATAACGAAGCGCTGCTGGCCCGTCGTTACGAGCGCCTGATGAGCTACGGTCTCTAA